In the Campylobacter sp. MIT 12-8780 genome, one interval contains:
- the tsaD gene encoding tRNA (adenosine(37)-N6)-threonylcarbamoyltransferase complex transferase subunit TsaD, whose translation MKNLILAIESSCDDSSLAIINKDDLSCVFEKKISQELQHCRYGGVVPELAARLHTAALPQILEQAKPFLNRLCAIAVTSEPGLSVSLIGGISMAKTLALSLNLPLLAINHLAGHIYSLFLDEKASFDMGVLLVSGGHTMVLFIDKQGRVNELAKTLDDSFGESFDKVAKMMGLGYPGGNAIEKLALKAIEKKLLFNIPLKHSKDLNYSFSGLKNAVRLELLKHEKVDENTKSEIAFAFQNAAITHILDKLEKIFFLHRFKSFGVVGGASANLSLRSRLEALCKKYDCTLKLAPLSHCSDNALMIARAACEKFKKQEFANIKMDILRTRSENLGCI comes from the coding sequence ATGAAAAACCTCATCTTAGCTATAGAAAGTTCTTGTGATGATAGCTCGCTTGCCATCATCAACAAGGACGACTTAAGCTGTGTTTTTGAAAAGAAAATCTCTCAAGAATTGCAGCACTGCCGGTATGGAGGCGTCGTGCCAGAACTTGCCGCGCGTCTTCATACCGCTGCTTTGCCACAAATTCTAGAGCAAGCCAAGCCCTTTTTAAATAGGCTTTGTGCCATAGCTGTTACAAGTGAGCCGGGTTTGAGCGTGAGTTTGATTGGTGGTATTAGCATGGCTAAAACCTTGGCTTTAAGCTTAAATTTACCCCTTTTGGCGATCAATCACCTTGCAGGGCATATTTACTCGCTGTTTTTAGATGAAAAAGCAAGCTTTGATATGGGTGTTTTACTTGTTAGCGGCGGACATACTATGGTGCTTTTTATCGATAAACAAGGCAGGGTTAATGAGCTGGCTAAAACGCTTGATGATAGCTTTGGAGAAAGTTTTGATAAGGTTGCTAAGATGATGGGACTAGGCTATCCGGGCGGAAATGCGATCGAAAAACTTGCCCTAAAAGCCATAGAAAAAAAACTCTTATTTAATATCCCTTTAAAGCACAGCAAAGACTTAAACTATAGCTTTTCTGGACTTAAAAACGCTGTAAGACTTGAGCTTTTAAAACACGAAAAAGTTGATGAAAACACAAAAAGTGAAATAGCCTTTGCCTTTCAAAACGCAGCCATTACTCACATACTTGATAAACTTGAAAAAATATTTTTCCTTCATCGCTTTAAAAGTTTTGGCGTTGTGGGTGGAGCAAGTGCGAATTTAAGTCTAAGATCAAGACTTGAAGCACTTTGCAAAAAATATGATTGCACGCTCAAGCTTGCCCCGCTTAGTCATTGCTCTGATAATGCTTTAATGATCGCAAGAGCAGCATGTGAGAAATTTAAAAAACAAGAATTTGCAAATATAAAAATGGATATTTTACGCACAAGAAGCGAAAATTTAGGCTGCATTTGA
- a CDS encoding DegT/DnrJ/EryC1/StrS family aminotransferase codes for MDFIMQMRPLFGAEEKKALCEYMDEDGFLTEFKRTEKFEQMIAEFTGAKHCIIVNNGTISLTLAALSVGIKADDEVLVPNYTMIATPNSVKMFGAKPIFVDVERETLCMDIQKAREAITAKTKAIMLVSANGRYPKAGIEAFKNLCKENGLILIEDAAQSLGSFYPNGKHIGTEGLVGSFSFSAPKIISTGQGGALITNDDKIASSLRKLKDFGRSQGGNDFHDSIGYNFKFTELQACVGIEQMKKLSLRIKRKKELYRLYKKGLNGISQVQIFDQDLQYTTPWFYDILCEDRKGLIEFLKQNNIGTRLMYGPINKQIAYQVKGEHEVSNLVGEKGLWLPSAVQLKDDEIQYICEKIRKFYQ; via the coding sequence ATGGATTTCATTATGCAAATGAGACCACTTTTTGGTGCTGAGGAAAAGAAGGCTTTGTGTGAATATATGGACGAAGATGGCTTTTTAACCGAGTTTAAAAGGACGGAAAAATTTGAGCAAATGATAGCTGAGTTTACAGGAGCAAAGCATTGTATAATTGTAAATAATGGCACCATAAGCCTTACCTTAGCTGCTCTTAGCGTAGGTATAAAAGCAGATGATGAAGTGCTTGTGCCAAACTATACCATGATAGCAACACCAAATTCTGTAAAAATGTTTGGTGCTAAGCCTATATTTGTTGATGTTGAGCGTGAAACACTTTGTATGGATATACAAAAAGCTAGAGAAGCTATCACAGCCAAGACAAAAGCCATAATGCTTGTAAGTGCAAATGGACGCTATCCAAAAGCTGGAATCGAAGCTTTTAAAAATTTATGTAAGGAAAATGGGCTTATTTTAATCGAAGATGCGGCTCAAAGTTTGGGAAGTTTTTATCCAAATGGTAAGCATATCGGCACAGAAGGGCTTGTGGGTAGCTTTTCTTTTTCTGCACCTAAGATCATTTCTACAGGACAAGGTGGAGCTTTGATCACAAATGATGATAAAATCGCTTCAAGCTTACGCAAACTTAAGGATTTTGGACGAAGTCAAGGAGGCAATGACTTTCATGATAGTATAGGTTATAATTTTAAATTTACAGAACTTCAAGCTTGTGTAGGTATAGAGCAAATGAAAAAACTTTCTTTGCGGATAAAACGCAAAAAAGAACTTTATAGACTTTATAAAAAAGGGCTTAATGGTATTTCTCAGGTACAAATTTTTGATCAGGATTTGCAATACACTACTCCTTGGTTTTATGATATATTGTGCGAAGATCGTAAAGGACTTATCGAGTTTTTAAAACAGAACAATATAGGCACAAGACTTATGTATGGTCCTATCAACAAACAAATCGCTTATCAAGTAAAAGGCGAACATGAAGTATCAAATTTAGTAGGTGAAAAAGGACTTTGGTTGCCTTCAGCCGTGCAGCTTAAAGATGATGAGATACAATACATCTGTGAGAAAATAAGAAAATTTTATCAATAA
- a CDS encoding phospholipase A: protein MKCFKFLCAVCVVISFVRAETSTRLEQNLREERDLAVLNLQNYLGEIKRENFLQLSEHEANYFLPFSYTFKGKYPRHKRTEAKFQISLKKPLFENIFGFDEKFYFAYTQTAWWQLYKDSSPFREINYQPEFFVSVPLYIDRFENLKNVRLSLLHESNGKDDTELQSRSWNRVYISTLLVYDRFFITPRLWYRLPEKDDDNKDITSYMGNFDLAVSYLAKDYFTSVLVRNNLNFKRNKGALQFDAGFDFWGNGVFLYVQYFNGYGESLIDYNRYLHKFSLGFYIAY, encoded by the coding sequence ATGAAATGTTTTAAATTTTTATGCGCTGTGTGTGTAGTTATAAGTTTTGTGAGGGCTGAAACAAGCACAAGATTAGAGCAAAACTTAAGAGAAGAAAGGGACTTGGCAGTTTTAAATTTACAAAATTATCTTGGCGAGATAAAAAGAGAGAATTTCTTGCAACTCAGCGAGCATGAGGCGAATTATTTTTTACCTTTTTCTTATACTTTTAAAGGCAAATATCCGCGACACAAACGCACTGAAGCGAAATTTCAAATCAGCCTTAAAAAGCCCTTGTTTGAAAATATTTTTGGTTTTGATGAAAAATTTTATTTTGCTTACACACAAACTGCTTGGTGGCAGCTTTATAAGGACTCTTCGCCTTTTAGAGAGATTAACTATCAGCCTGAATTTTTTGTTTCTGTGCCACTTTATATAGATCGGTTTGAAAATTTAAAAAATGTCCGCTTATCCTTGCTTCACGAATCAAACGGCAAAGATGATACCGAGCTTCAATCACGCTCATGGAATAGAGTGTATATAAGCACTTTGCTTGTTTATGATCGCTTTTTTATCACGCCAAGGTTGTGGTATAGACTGCCTGAAAAAGATGATGATAATAAAGACATCACAAGTTATATGGGAAATTTTGATTTGGCTGTGAGTTATTTGGCGAAGGATTATTTTACAAGTGTGCTTGTGAGAAATAACTTGAATTTTAAGCGAAACAAAGGAGCGTTGCAGTTTGATGCGGGCTTTGATTTTTGGGGGAATGGAGTGTTTTTGTATGTGCAGTATTTTAATGGCTATGGGGAAAGTTTGATTGATTATAACCGATATTTACACAAGTTTTCTTTAGGTTTTTATATAGCGTATTGA
- a CDS encoding NFACT RNA binding domain-containing protein has product MKYQVLIQIANYLKAYKKLYSIKRIDDNVFKLEFNKLCLIFDLSRFKSAIYEAKLLEKKYNAPFDFMLQKYFSGAEILDIKVLENNRVLCFHTQIQKAYKNFTNKIYFEFTGKNTNAIITDENDIIIEALRHIEKSYRSVKIGQKLEPLKPFKIEEKAFEIKDFKAYFALAFKEQNQLKINALKESKSKQVLKKITNLKEHLSKLDDENTLEKQARNYEYKAQVLNANLYHLKDYERHFSLKDFEGKELFFELENTPKMEAQRLFKLSKKLKQKAKNIFIEKNSLLEKISFYDNLLTLITHSNSSVELEILVPKKQTNTEKKVKKSDEGVASFYFNECKILIGKNEKANEFLLHNTKKDDMWLHVQNLPSSHAFIISNKQKLSEEVLQFAAKLCVNFSKLNSGAYLVDYTQRKFVKIKQKAFVNYTNFKSLSVLKE; this is encoded by the coding sequence ATGAAATACCAAGTTTTAATCCAAATCGCAAATTATCTTAAAGCTTATAAAAAACTCTATTCTATCAAACGCATAGATGATAATGTTTTTAAGCTTGAGTTTAATAAACTCTGCCTCATTTTTGATCTAAGCCGTTTTAAAAGCGCTATTTATGAAGCTAAGCTTTTAGAAAAAAAATACAATGCCCCATTTGATTTTATGCTTCAAAAATACTTTAGCGGTGCTGAAATTTTAGATATAAAAGTGCTTGAAAATAATAGAGTCTTATGTTTTCACACTCAAATACAAAAAGCATACAAAAACTTTACAAACAAAATCTATTTTGAATTTACAGGCAAAAATACAAACGCTATCATCACCGATGAAAATGACATCATTATCGAAGCTTTAAGACATATCGAAAAATCCTACAGAAGCGTAAAAATAGGACAAAAACTTGAGCCTTTAAAGCCTTTTAAGATCGAAGAAAAAGCCTTTGAGATCAAAGACTTTAAAGCATATTTTGCTCTTGCTTTTAAAGAGCAAAACCAACTCAAAATCAATGCCCTAAAAGAAAGCAAAAGCAAACAAGTGCTGAAAAAAATCACCAACTTAAAAGAGCATTTAAGCAAGCTTGATGATGAAAATACACTTGAAAAACAAGCCCGAAATTATGAATACAAAGCCCAAGTTTTAAATGCAAATTTATATCATTTAAAAGACTATGAACGTCATTTTTCTTTAAAAGATTTTGAGGGCAAAGAGCTTTTTTTTGAGCTTGAAAATACTCCAAAAATGGAAGCTCAAAGGCTTTTTAAACTTTCAAAAAAACTCAAACAAAAAGCTAAAAATATCTTCATCGAAAAAAACTCACTGCTTGAAAAAATCAGCTTTTATGACAATCTTTTAACACTTATCACGCACTCAAACTCAAGCGTAGAGCTTGAAATTTTAGTGCCAAAAAAGCAAACAAATACAGAAAAAAAAGTAAAAAAAAGTGATGAGGGTGTGGCAAGTTTTTATTTTAATGAATGTAAAATTCTTATCGGCAAAAACGAAAAAGCAAATGAGTTTTTACTACACAACACAAAAAAAGATGATATGTGGCTGCATGTGCAAAACTTACCCTCCTCACACGCTTTTATCATCTCAAATAAACAAAAACTAAGTGAAGAAGTGTTACAATTTGCAGCGAAATTGTGTGTAAATTTCTCAAAGTTAAACTCTGGGGCATATTTAGTCGATTATACGCAAAGAAAATTTGTTAAAATAAAACAAAAGGCTTTCGTAAATTATACAAATTTCAAAAGCTTAAGCGTTTTAAAGGAGTAA
- a CDS encoding phosphatidate cytidylyltransferase, whose product MFDTTRIISGVVLAAGVILILLINELALNFVVFALLFYLAFNEGKALFKDQSANVWLGLLVFVIGSVLKEPLLVGALFFILVVGFLVYKKEKNLQQSLIYLYPTLPILALWQLYLEHGVFALFWLIFIVAVCDSSAYFVGKMIGSTPFSPTSPNKTREGVIGGLVFATIFGTLIGLFGYSFLLSLAVSFLSAVFAVIGDLLESYFKRKAKIKDSGNLIPGHGGILDRIDALIIAAFVMVALL is encoded by the coding sequence TTGTTTGATACGACACGGATTATTAGCGGGGTGGTTTTAGCAGCTGGGGTGATTTTGATCTTGCTCATTAATGAACTAGCCCTTAATTTTGTAGTCTTTGCACTTTTATTTTACCTTGCTTTTAACGAAGGTAAAGCACTTTTTAAAGATCAAAGTGCGAATGTTTGGCTTGGCTTACTTGTCTTTGTGATAGGAAGCGTGCTTAAAGAGCCTTTGCTTGTAGGCGCGTTGTTTTTTATACTTGTGGTGGGATTTTTGGTGTATAAAAAAGAGAAAAATTTACAGCAAAGTTTGATTTATCTTTATCCGACTCTACCTATCTTAGCACTTTGGCAGTTGTATTTAGAGCATGGCGTGTTTGCTTTGTTTTGGCTTATTTTTATCGTAGCAGTGTGCGATAGTAGCGCGTATTTTGTCGGTAAAATGATAGGCAGCACACCTTTTTCACCAACAAGCCCAAACAAAACAAGAGAAGGCGTCATCGGTGGTTTGGTATTTGCAACCATTTTTGGCACGCTTATTGGACTTTTTGGATATAGCTTTTTGCTTAGTCTTGCTGTTTCTTTTTTAAGTGCTGTTTTTGCAGTGATTGGCGACTTGTTAGAAAGCTATTTTAAACGCAAAGCAAAGATTAAAGATAGTGGCAATCTCATACCCGGACATGGTGGAATTTTAGATAGGATTGATGCTTTAATCATCGCTGCTTTTGTCATGGTTGCTCTTTTATGA
- a CDS encoding prepilin-type N-terminal cleavage/methylation domain-containing protein yields the protein MKKAFSVLELIFVIIILGILAAIALPRLSSSKDEAEISKAISNLKTLVSDFSSYALKNDALASTHLMSNVSNIENVDLSNFNGTRSVNFSVAGANDCIELVFINSSHTLIFGFASNANIKTLITNLAAAENSLKANPNDTNAKNAYTTAQNALLNADFTSQSQSKACVALSTQNAFKSLASKTYTLLGN from the coding sequence GTGAAAAAAGCCTTTAGCGTCCTTGAGCTTATCTTTGTTATCATCATACTTGGCATTTTAGCCGCCATAGCCCTACCGCGTCTTAGTTCAAGCAAAGACGAAGCAGAAATAAGCAAGGCAATAAGCAATCTTAAAACCTTAGTCAGTGATTTTAGCTCCTACGCCCTTAAAAACGACGCCCTAGCCTCAACGCATTTGATGAGTAATGTTAGCAATATAGAAAATGTCGATCTGAGTAATTTTAACGGCACAAGAAGCGTAAATTTTAGCGTTGCTGGGGCAAATGATTGTATAGAGCTTGTCTTTATCAACTCAAGCCACACCCTCATCTTTGGCTTTGCATCAAACGCAAATATCAAAACCTTGATCACAAACCTAGCCGCCGCTGAAAATTCCTTAAAAGCAAACCCAAACGATACAAACGCTAAAAATGCCTACACAACAGCTCAAAACGCGCTTTTAAACGCTGATTTCACAAGTCAAAGTCAAAGCAAAGCCTGCGTTGCCTTAAGCACACAAAATGCTTTTAAAAGCCTAGCTAGCAAAACTTATACACTTTTGGGGAATTAA
- a CDS encoding molybdenum cofactor guanylyltransferase, producing the protein MHFDLQTLPCVILCGGKSSRMGQDKCFLPFHNQSLIEFQFSRLSRLFQSCFLSCKEDKFKAHFKQLIFDKKLEGVEFSPMLALFSVLDYFKDTFVFVISVDMPSIEKEHITTLAKHLDQSLIILPRSKGYIHALCGFYHSSLSSKCLEFLKQKKHKIQSLCEQNDAFVLDFKDDEAFVNLNDFESYVRFKNEMF; encoded by the coding sequence ATGCACTTTGATCTTCAAACTCTGCCTTGTGTGATTTTGTGTGGTGGCAAATCAAGTCGTATGGGGCAAGATAAGTGTTTTTTGCCTTTTCATAATCAAAGCTTGATTGAATTTCAATTTTCAAGGCTTAGCAGGCTTTTTCAAAGCTGTTTTCTTTCGTGCAAAGAGGATAAATTTAAGGCTCATTTTAAACAACTTATTTTTGATAAAAAGCTTGAAGGTGTGGAGTTTTCGCCTATGCTTGCACTTTTTAGTGTGCTTGATTATTTTAAAGATACTTTTGTTTTTGTGATCAGTGTTGATATGCCAAGTATAGAAAAAGAGCACATTACTACTCTTGCAAAGCACCTTGATCAATCCTTAATCATCTTGCCACGAAGCAAAGGGTATATCCACGCTTTGTGCGGCTTTTATCATAGTTCTTTATCTAGCAAATGTCTTGAGTTTTTAAAACAAAAAAAACACAAAATTCAAAGCTTATGCGAGCAAAATGATGCTTTTGTGCTTGATTTTAAGGACGATGAAGCCTTTGTGAATTTAAATGACTTTGAAAGTTATGTAAGATTTAAAAATGAAATGTTTTAA
- a CDS encoding M99 family carboxypeptidase catalytic domain-containing protein yields the protein MKKLIVLLLSFALSFALEFSVSENGKSLDDNNTILIFGGIQGDEPGGFHAASLLISDYNITKGKIIVAPNLAFDSIIKRSRGAKGDLNRKFAKLKPNDPDYETVQRIKELILRPEVGMVINLHDGWGFYRPEYINAEQNPKRWGNSSVIDTSEINASRYGELEKIAQSTVESVNSSLIDPKHQYFLKNTRTEELDDTEMLKALTYFVISNNKAAFANEASKNLPVNLRTYYHLVAIEHYLKTAGIEFQRSFELSPEGVKKVINKELLLKLFRKKILLELDKPRSVINYLPFPLYRELDYETSNELTAVIAEQNSFYIQYGNRFQSRIYPEYFEFSDAFNEFQILIDGESKIIPFASKIKVKKEFMIPRINKVRVNIIGLDMGRDESGIVVTKNKMIPRYSLDTAGKVFRIEFYELRYANLLNQVSNLPSNKIIKNAPMPSEAVYKQALKKDKFLGSILVEFE from the coding sequence ATGAAAAAACTGATTGTGTTATTACTAAGCTTTGCATTAAGTTTTGCTTTAGAATTTAGCGTAAGCGAGAATGGCAAAAGTCTTGATGATAATAATACCATTTTAATTTTTGGTGGCATACAAGGCGATGAGCCGGGTGGCTTTCATGCAGCAAGCTTGCTGATAAGTGATTATAATATCACAAAGGGCAAAATCATCGTTGCGCCAAATTTAGCTTTTGATAGCATTATCAAAAGAAGCAGAGGTGCCAAGGGGGATTTAAACCGCAAATTTGCAAAGCTTAAGCCAAATGATCCAGATTATGAAACCGTGCAACGCATTAAAGAGTTGATCTTACGCCCTGAAGTAGGCATGGTAATCAATCTTCATGATGGCTGGGGCTTTTATCGTCCTGAGTATATCAATGCCGAGCAAAATCCTAAAAGATGGGGCAACTCAAGCGTGATTGATACAAGCGAGATTAACGCAAGCAGATATGGCGAACTTGAAAAAATCGCTCAAAGCACCGTTGAAAGCGTAAATTCCTCGCTCATTGATCCAAAACACCAATACTTCCTTAAAAATACTCGAACAGAAGAGCTTGATGATACTGAGATGCTTAAGGCTTTAACTTATTTTGTGATCTCAAACAACAAGGCTGCTTTTGCGAATGAAGCGAGTAAAAATCTGCCGGTAAATTTAAGAACTTATTATCATTTAGTGGCGATTGAGCATTATTTAAAAACAGCTGGCATAGAATTTCAAAGGAGCTTTGAACTCAGTCCTGAAGGCGTAAAAAAAGTTATCAACAAAGAACTCTTGCTTAAACTTTTCCGCAAAAAAATTCTCCTTGAACTTGATAAGCCAAGAAGCGTGATTAACTATCTGCCTTTTCCACTCTACAGAGAACTTGATTATGAAACAAGCAACGAGCTTACTGCTGTTATTGCTGAACAAAACTCATTTTATATCCAGTATGGCAACCGCTTTCAAAGCAGGATATACCCTGAATACTTCGAATTTAGCGACGCTTTTAATGAATTTCAAATTCTTATAGATGGAGAAAGCAAAATCATTCCTTTTGCAAGCAAGATCAAAGTCAAAAAAGAATTTATGATCCCGCGCATCAACAAAGTACGTGTCAATATCATAGGACTTGATATGGGGCGCGATGAAAGTGGTATTGTTGTCACTAAAAACAAGATGATTCCAAGATATTCGCTTGATACAGCCGGTAAGGTTTTTCGTATAGAATTTTATGAGTTGCGTTACGCTAATCTCTTAAATCAAGTTTCTAATCTTCCATCAAATAAAATCATCAAAAACGCTCCAATGCCAAGCGAAGCAGTATATAAACAAGCCCTAAAAAAAGACAAATTTCTTGGCTCTATACTTGTTGAGTTTGAATGA
- a CDS encoding flagellin — protein sequence MSLRINTNIGSLNAHNALNMTSNALDNSLNRLSTGLRINSAKDDASGLAIADQLRSQASTLGQAINNGNDAIGILATADKAMDEQVKILDMIKTKATQAAQDGQSLKTRNMLQADINRLMEELDNIANTTVFNGKQLLSGGFINQEFQIGSSSNQTIKATIGSTQSSKIGVTRFETGATITASGPANMTILNYNGVDDFDFAEIQISYSVGTGVGALAEEINRVADKTGVRASFTVQTYGTYPIQEGKTSANFSINGVVIGQIDYKAADENGQLISAINAVKDTTGVQAAKDANGKLVLTSTEGRGIVIEGSIGVGSGVINSQYSNFGRLSLIKNSGQDIAISGTGFGFTVSAGDFVSQSSVSLRESKGQIEGNMADAMGFFAYPGGSRYIITGSSSISGFMSTAGSGFSAGSGFSVGSGNNYSVLLGDIGVFISAASAYSNAYQVSAGSGFSQGSGLSNYAPMKTLELGIADNTAGVTTLKGAMAVMDIAETAILNLDQVRADIGSVQQQLEVTITNISTTQVNVKSAESTIRDVDFASESANFSKQNILAQSGSYALAQANQSQQYVLQLLQ from the coding sequence ATGAGTTTAAGAATAAACACGAACATTGGTTCGCTTAATGCTCACAATGCGTTAAATATGACTTCTAACGCACTTGACAATTCTCTTAACAGGTTAAGCACAGGGCTTAGGATCAACTCAGCCAAAGATGATGCTTCAGGTTTAGCCATCGCTGATCAGCTTCGCTCTCAAGCTTCTACGCTAGGACAAGCTATCAACAACGGCAATGACGCCATAGGTATACTTGCCACCGCTGATAAAGCGATGGACGAGCAGGTAAAAATCTTAGATATGATTAAGACTAAAGCAACACAAGCTGCACAAGATGGGCAAAGTCTTAAAACAAGAAATATGCTTCAAGCTGATATCAACCGCCTTATGGAAGAACTTGACAATATCGCTAATACCACCGTTTTTAATGGCAAACAACTCCTATCAGGTGGCTTTATCAACCAAGAATTTCAAATCGGCTCAAGCTCAAATCAAACTATAAAAGCAACTATAGGCTCAACTCAAAGCTCAAAGATCGGTGTAACAAGGTTTGAAACAGGAGCAACTATCACTGCTTCAGGACCTGCAAATATGACGATTTTAAATTATAATGGCGTTGATGACTTTGACTTTGCTGAAATTCAAATTTCATATAGCGTTGGCACAGGTGTTGGAGCTTTGGCTGAAGAGATCAACAGAGTCGCTGATAAAACAGGTGTTCGTGCAAGCTTTACCGTGCAAACTTATGGCACCTATCCTATACAAGAAGGAAAAACGAGTGCTAATTTTTCAATCAATGGCGTAGTTATAGGACAGATTGATTATAAAGCAGCTGATGAGAATGGACAGCTTATATCAGCAATCAATGCTGTAAAAGATACTACAGGCGTGCAAGCAGCCAAAGATGCAAATGGCAAGCTCGTTTTAACCTCAACTGAAGGAAGAGGCATAGTTATAGAAGGAAGTATAGGTGTAGGTTCAGGCGTAATTAACAGCCAATACTCAAATTTTGGACGCCTCTCACTCATTAAAAACAGCGGACAAGATATCGCTATATCAGGCACTGGCTTTGGCTTTACAGTAAGTGCTGGGGATTTTGTTTCTCAAAGCTCTGTTTCTTTACGTGAGTCAAAAGGACAAATCGAAGGTAATATGGCTGATGCTATGGGCTTTTTTGCATATCCGGGTGGAAGTAGATATATCATCACAGGCTCTTCATCAATTTCTGGCTTTATGAGTACTGCTGGTTCAGGCTTTTCAGCTGGTTCAGGTTTTTCTGTAGGTTCTGGAAACAACTATTCTGTTTTATTGGGTGATATTGGTGTATTTATCTCAGCCGCCTCTGCATATTCAAATGCCTATCAAGTTTCAGCAGGATCAGGCTTTTCACAAGGTTCTGGTTTATCAAATTATGCACCAATGAAAACGCTTGAGCTTGGCATAGCTGATAACACAGCCGGTGTAACTACGCTTAAAGGAGCGATGGCGGTAATGGATATAGCTGAAACTGCGATCTTAAATCTTGATCAAGTGCGCGCTGATATAGGTTCAGTCCAACAACAACTTGAAGTTACGATAACTAATATCAGCACTACACAAGTTAATGTTAAATCAGCTGAAAGCACCATACGAGATGTGGATTTTGCAAGTGAAAGTGCGAATTTCTCTAAACAAAACATACTCGCTCAAAGTGGTAGCTACGCTCTTGCACAGGCCAATCAATCACAACAATACGTGCTTCAACTCTTACAATAA
- the dxr gene encoding 1-deoxy-D-xylulose-5-phosphate reductoisomerase, which produces MILLGSTGSIGQNVLFLAKKHKIKINALACGENIKLFKKQIAEFKPEFICIKNKQDRHELDFNPKKIFYAQEGLEQILNISNSKLVVNAIVGFAGLRASIQASKLKKTLALANKESLVVAGKFFKHTKIKPIDSEHAALKCLLKGQKNIEKLYITASGGAFFKHKIEELSQVSAKEALKHPNWSMGAKITIDSATMANKLFEIIEAYHLFGLKNLDAIIEPRSLAHAICEFKDGGASVYFSKADMKLAISQAILKKKNQKILQSLDFVKLASLKFHYIDLKKYPIFSLKKALLENVDLGVIINAANEVLVRKFLNNECKFLDIAHGIFKALDRFENPYIKDIEEVFELDKKVREFIKV; this is translated from the coding sequence ATGATCCTTCTTGGAAGCACTGGCAGTATAGGGCAAAATGTGCTTTTTTTAGCCAAAAAGCACAAGATCAAGATCAACGCTCTTGCATGCGGGGAAAATATCAAACTCTTTAAAAAACAAATTGCTGAGTTTAAGCCAGAATTTATTTGTATTAAAAACAAACAAGACAGACACGAGCTTGATTTTAACCCAAAAAAGATTTTTTACGCCCAAGAAGGCTTAGAGCAGATTTTAAATATCAGTAATTCTAAGCTTGTGGTAAATGCTATAGTGGGCTTTGCAGGACTTCGTGCAAGCATACAAGCAAGCAAATTAAAAAAAACTCTTGCCCTTGCAAATAAAGAAAGTCTTGTTGTGGCTGGGAAATTCTTTAAGCATACAAAAATCAAGCCCATAGACAGCGAACACGCCGCACTAAAATGCTTGCTTAAAGGACAAAAAAACATAGAAAAGCTTTATATCACCGCAAGTGGAGGAGCTTTTTTTAAGCATAAGATTGAAGAGCTGAGTCAAGTCAGTGCAAAAGAAGCCTTAAAGCACCCAAATTGGAGCATGGGAGCAAAGATCACTATAGATAGTGCAACTATGGCAAATAAGCTGTTTGAGATCATTGAAGCTTACCATCTTTTTGGTTTGAAAAATCTTGATGCCATTATCGAGCCAAGATCCTTAGCTCATGCAATTTGTGAATTTAAAGATGGTGGAGCAAGTGTGTATTTTTCAAAAGCAGATATGAAACTAGCTATCTCTCAAGCCATACTGAAAAAAAAGAATCAAAAAATTTTACAATCACTAGACTTTGTTAAGCTTGCTAGTTTAAAATTCCACTACATAGATTTGAAAAAATATCCCATTTTCTCGCTCAAAAAGGCTTTGCTTGAAAATGTTGATTTAGGTGTGATTATCAATGCTGCAAATGAAGTTTTGGTGAGAAAATTTTTAAACAATGAATGTAAATTTTTAGATATTGCTCATGGCATATTTAAAGCACTTGATCGCTTTGAAAATCCTTATATAAAGGATATAGAAGAGGTTTTTGAGCTGGATAAAAAAGTAAGGGAATTTATAAAGGTGTGA